One stretch of Pirellulales bacterium DNA includes these proteins:
- a CDS encoding metal-dependent hydrolase: MASPLAHSLAGLAVGSVMQPRLLRHRAAWLAFSVFAANAPDFDILFGLLAGRINFYHHHASHSFVALAGFALVAGLALARPARSFPRAFAAAAALYGSHLLIDVLCGPVHEEGGSPWFWPLSSEQVRSPVTLFAGIRHGGSVASVGEFFDQFFSWHNVEALILELFLMVPWVIVAAWSLARRREAALRNRWPHPTGPVSPEYQLLKLRLLQLERWNYAAQVVGLVAITTLPMVVAGLRNVQTSEINTEQLVLRDPEGRHCASMFVRRDGQPMLVFYDPQGGDRMLLGLNDDFQPMLALMGKDELARFAIKLEKDNRPMLALVNQQRSRSVLAIRTDGAAELSFYNDNGGELIRLPQGVMDR; encoded by the coding sequence GTGGCTTCTCCTTTGGCACATAGTCTGGCCGGGTTGGCGGTGGGGAGCGTGATGCAGCCGCGGTTGCTGAGGCACCGCGCCGCTTGGCTGGCCTTCTCGGTCTTCGCGGCCAATGCGCCCGATTTCGATATCCTGTTCGGCCTGCTGGCCGGCCGGATCAACTTCTATCACCACCACGCCAGCCATTCGTTCGTGGCGCTGGCGGGCTTCGCCCTCGTCGCGGGACTGGCGCTCGCGCGGCCGGCGCGGTCGTTTCCCCGCGCCTTTGCCGCGGCGGCGGCGCTGTACGGCTCGCATCTGCTCATCGACGTGCTCTGCGGACCGGTCCACGAGGAGGGGGGTTCGCCCTGGTTCTGGCCGTTGTCATCCGAGCAGGTCCGCTCGCCGGTGACGCTTTTTGCGGGCATCCGTCACGGCGGCTCGGTGGCCTCGGTCGGCGAGTTCTTCGATCAATTCTTCTCCTGGCACAACGTCGAGGCCCTGATCCTCGAGCTGTTCTTGATGGTGCCCTGGGTGATCGTGGCCGCCTGGAGCTTGGCACGACGGCGCGAAGCCGCGCTGCGCAACCGCTGGCCGCATCCCACCGGGCCGGTGTCGCCGGAGTATCAATTGCTCAAGTTGCGGCTCCTGCAATTAGAGCGGTGGAACTACGCGGCGCAGGTCGTGGGCCTCGTGGCGATCACCACGCTGCCGATGGTCGTGGCCGGGCTGCGCAACGTGCAGACCAGCGAGATCAACACCGAGCAACTGGTGTTGCGCGATCCCGAGGGGCGACATTGCGCGTCGATGTTTGTCCGCCGCGACGGCCAGCCAATGCTCGTCTTCTACGATCCGCAAGGCGGCGACCGGATGCTGCTGGGCCTGAACGACGACTTCCAGCCGATGCTGGCCCTGATGGGCAAAGACGAACTGGCGCGGTTTGCGATCAAGCTGGAGAAAGACAACCGCCCCATGCTGGCGCTGGTCAATCAGCAGCGATCGCGCAGCGTCCTGGCGATTCGTACCGACGGGGCCGCCGAACTGAGCTTTTACAACGACAACGGCGGCGAGCTGATCCGCCTGCCCCAGGGGGTGATGGACCGATAA
- a CDS encoding tetratricopeptide repeat protein produces MNPQPAALDSIAWPLRGRWLAVLAGLVLLTVAAYWPVTRAEFLDYDDQDYITRSDLVQGGLSGSTLRRALVEVHAYNWHPVTTLTHAADWQWFGDRAESHHAVSLAWHVASVVLACFVFGTLFSSRTAGLVVAALVAVHPVNVESVAWLAERKNVVSHFFLLATVGAWIAYARRPSGLRYSVVFVCLALGLMAKPMLVTLPCVLLLLDVWPLGRWSGDRATQFRLLLEKLPLLALSAAASYAVLAAQGHRQAGLDSVPLAARLQNAAISYAAYLGKLIAPVHLSVFYPHPGSAFRPAALGVSLVVIVGLTVVAVGARRSRPQLLLGWLWFLGMLVPVIGLVQVGNQALADRYLYGPELGLFLALACESHAWAASRFRAPLGVASLLVVLLLAGLTFRQAGYWHDTYSLFQHALEIDERNYLAQHLVGEALVDRGQLEEGLAHLDRAVALAPRQPRPRLARGLALYRLGRYGEALGEYNAALAGVQTIGYGFNGRGAVLLALGQAEAAAADFRRALQLDPRDRPAQHNLALAEGIVGLQRGDAQAAASALRRALELEPRDAAAWTYLGLALVAGGQDADAAAAYREALTITPFDPAATNNLANLLISSRDPRVRDPAAAVALVKSLCEQTHYGSAQLLAVLAAAYHAAGQTADAIRTAEQALALPNVPPTLRAQIANNLGAFREAAGSSTPP; encoded by the coding sequence ATGAACCCGCAGCCTGCTGCCTTGGATTCGATTGCCTGGCCGCTACGAGGGCGCTGGCTGGCGGTGCTCGCGGGGCTCGTGCTATTGACGGTCGCGGCCTATTGGCCGGTCACGCGCGCCGAGTTTCTCGACTACGACGACCAGGACTACATCACGCGCAGCGACCTGGTCCAGGGCGGCCTGTCTGGCAGCACGCTGCGCCGCGCGCTGGTCGAGGTGCACGCCTACAACTGGCATCCCGTGACTACGCTGACCCACGCGGCCGATTGGCAGTGGTTCGGCGATCGGGCCGAATCGCACCACGCGGTCAGCCTCGCGTGGCACGTCGCCTCGGTCGTGTTGGCGTGCTTCGTCTTTGGCACGCTGTTTTCCAGCCGCACGGCGGGGCTCGTCGTGGCGGCGCTCGTGGCCGTGCATCCGGTGAACGTCGAAAGCGTGGCGTGGCTGGCCGAGCGCAAGAACGTCGTCAGCCATTTCTTCCTGCTGGCGACCGTCGGCGCGTGGATCGCCTATGCCCGCCGGCCGAGCGGGCTCCGCTACAGCGTTGTTTTCGTGTGCCTGGCGCTGGGGCTGATGGCCAAGCCGATGCTGGTCACGCTGCCGTGCGTGTTGCTGCTGCTGGACGTCTGGCCGCTGGGCCGGTGGTCGGGCGATCGAGCGACGCAGTTCCGGTTGTTGCTCGAAAAATTGCCGCTGTTGGCGCTCAGCGCGGCAGCCAGCTATGCCGTGCTCGCGGCCCAGGGGCATCGGCAAGCGGGCCTCGACAGCGTACCGCTGGCGGCCCGGCTGCAAAACGCCGCGATCAGCTACGCGGCCTACCTGGGCAAACTCATCGCGCCGGTCCACTTGTCGGTGTTCTATCCGCACCCGGGCAGCGCGTTTCGCCCGGCGGCGCTGGGTGTGTCGTTGGTTGTGATCGTCGGGCTGACCGTGGTCGCCGTCGGCGCGCGCCGCTCAAGGCCGCAACTGCTGCTGGGCTGGCTGTGGTTTCTCGGCATGCTCGTGCCGGTCATCGGGCTGGTACAGGTGGGCAATCAGGCCCTGGCCGATCGCTACTTGTATGGGCCCGAGCTGGGGCTGTTCCTGGCCTTGGCTTGTGAGTCGCACGCCTGGGCGGCGTCGCGCTTCCGCGCGCCGCTGGGCGTGGCCTCGCTGCTGGTCGTGCTGCTGCTGGCCGGGCTGACGTTTCGGCAAGCAGGCTACTGGCACGACACCTATTCGCTGTTTCAGCATGCCCTCGAGATCGACGAGCGCAATTACCTGGCCCAACACCTGGTCGGCGAGGCGTTGGTCGACCGCGGCCAACTCGAGGAGGGCCTCGCACATCTCGATCGGGCCGTCGCGCTGGCGCCGCGGCAGCCGCGTCCGCGCCTGGCGCGGGGCCTGGCCTTGTATCGACTGGGGCGCTATGGCGAGGCGCTGGGCGAGTACAACGCCGCCTTGGCCGGCGTGCAAACGATCGGCTACGGCTTCAACGGGCGCGGCGCGGTGCTCTTGGCCCTGGGGCAAGCCGAAGCGGCGGCAGCCGATTTTCGCCGGGCGCTGCAGCTCGATCCGCGCGATCGGCCGGCGCAGCACAATCTGGCGCTCGCCGAGGGGATCGTCGGGCTGCAGCGCGGCGATGCGCAGGCGGCCGCCTCCGCGCTGCGGCGGGCGCTGGAGCTCGAGCCTCGCGATGCGGCGGCGTGGACCTACCTGGGCCTGGCGCTGGTTGCCGGGGGCCAAGACGCCGACGCGGCCGCGGCCTATCGTGAGGCACTGACGATCACTCCTTTCGACCCGGCGGCCACGAACAACCTGGCGAACCTGCTGATCTCGAGCCGCGACCCGCGGGTGCGCGACCCAGCGGCCGCCGTGGCCTTGGTCAAATCGCTGTGCGAGCAGACGCACTACGGTTCGGCCCAACTCCTGGCAGTGCTGGCCGCCGCCTATCACGCCGCAGGGCAGACCGCCGACGCGATCCGCACGGCCGAGCAGGCCCTGGCGCTCCCCAACGTCCCGCCCACCCTGCGGGCCCAGATTGCCAACAACCTGGGTGCGTTTCGTGAGGCGGCGGGCAGTTCGACGCCCCCCTGA
- a CDS encoding SDR family oxidoreductase: MAQVAPSSSGAVLITGASRGIGRALAEEFAAQGHDLVLTARNRQELDELAQSLRARGRQAWVMPADLTRPQAPRQLYDQVAAAGIVVEVLVNNAGFGNYGRFDQIDWPREAELLQVNITALTELTKLYARDMVARRRGRIMNVASTGAFQPGPLLTTYYASKAYVLSFSEALACELRGTGVTVTCLCPGATRTHFMQQAGMDNLRLFRLGLMDARDVARCGYRGTLAGRTVVVPGLMNKLGVFAVRFTPRNVVTRIVYWLMSRA, from the coding sequence GTGGCGCAAGTGGCCCCTTCATCTTCCGGCGCGGTCTTGATCACCGGCGCATCGCGCGGCATCGGCCGCGCGCTGGCCGAGGAGTTTGCGGCGCAAGGCCATGACCTCGTGCTCACGGCCCGCAACCGGCAGGAGCTCGACGAGCTGGCCCAATCGCTGCGCGCCCGGGGGCGGCAGGCGTGGGTCATGCCGGCCGATCTGACCCGACCGCAGGCCCCGCGGCAACTGTACGACCAGGTTGCCGCCGCGGGGATCGTGGTCGAAGTGCTCGTGAACAATGCCGGTTTTGGGAACTACGGCCGCTTCGACCAGATCGACTGGCCGCGCGAGGCCGAGCTGTTGCAGGTGAACATCACGGCCCTGACCGAGTTGACCAAGCTGTATGCTCGCGACATGGTCGCCCGGCGCCGAGGGCGGATCATGAACGTCGCCTCGACGGGCGCGTTTCAGCCGGGCCCGTTGTTGACCACGTACTACGCCAGCAAGGCCTACGTGCTCAGCTTTTCCGAGGCGCTGGCCTGCGAGCTGCGCGGGACGGGCGTGACGGTCACTTGCCTCTGTCCCGGCGCGACCCGGACGCACTTCATGCAACAGGCCGGCATGGACAACCTGCGGCTGTTCCGGCTGGGCCTGATGGACGCGCGCGACGTGGCCCGCTGCGGCTATCGCGGCACCCTGGCCGGCCGCACGGTGGTCGTGCCGGGCCTGATGAACAAGCTGGGTGTCTTTGCCGTGCGCTTCACGCCGCGCAATGTCGTCACGCGCATCGTTTATTGGCTGATGTCGCGGGCTTGA
- a CDS encoding alpha/beta fold hydrolase: MKSRTWLCAALLLALQTAAGAAEPVRSTGPWNLEALQQPPQATWGQTVGSVQEVYYENEPRGGQPTRVFAYYARPAEGAGPFPAMVLVHGGGGKAFAEWAELWARRGYAALAMDLAGRGPDGMPLADGGPDQDGASKIRNFTAAELRDLWSYYAVAAVIRGHSLLASRPEVDPRRIGITGISWGGYLTSIVAGLDDRLAVAVPVYGCGFLRDNSAWVDEFKALEPAAAELWDANYDPRQYLGGVGCPILWVNGTNDFAYPLDSYQKSYRLTPATRQLCVRVRMPHSHPDGWAPAEIGLFVDSVLTGGAPLPRVGEMIVREGRATAAVVSTVPLKLAELHYTTDAGPWQMRNWQSQPAALRDGQIEAELPPARPLVCYLSVTDERGALVSAEHVVLEAP; this comes from the coding sequence ATGAAATCGCGAACGTGGTTATGCGCCGCGCTGCTGCTGGCCTTGCAGACCGCGGCCGGCGCCGCCGAACCGGTGCGGTCGACCGGCCCTTGGAACCTCGAGGCGCTCCAGCAACCGCCGCAGGCCACCTGGGGGCAAACGGTCGGCAGCGTGCAAGAGGTCTACTACGAAAACGAGCCCCGCGGCGGCCAGCCGACGCGCGTGTTTGCTTACTATGCCCGCCCGGCCGAGGGCGCGGGCCCCTTTCCCGCGATGGTGCTCGTGCACGGCGGCGGCGGCAAGGCGTTTGCCGAGTGGGCCGAGCTGTGGGCCCGGCGCGGCTATGCGGCCCTGGCCATGGACCTGGCCGGCCGAGGGCCCGACGGCATGCCCTTGGCCGACGGCGGGCCCGACCAGGATGGCGCCTCCAAGATTCGCAACTTCACCGCCGCCGAGCTGCGCGACCTGTGGAGCTATTACGCCGTCGCGGCGGTGATTCGCGGTCACTCGCTGCTGGCGTCGCGACCGGAGGTCGATCCGCGCCGCATCGGCATCACCGGCATCAGTTGGGGTGGCTATCTCACCTCGATCGTCGCGGGGCTCGACGATCGGCTCGCCGTGGCGGTGCCCGTCTATGGTTGCGGCTTCCTGCGCGACAACAGCGCCTGGGTCGACGAGTTCAAGGCGCTCGAGCCGGCCGCGGCCGAGCTTTGGGACGCCAACTACGATCCACGGCAATACCTCGGCGGCGTCGGCTGCCCGATTCTCTGGGTCAACGGCACCAACGATTTCGCCTACCCGCTCGACAGCTATCAGAAGTCGTATCGCCTGACGCCCGCCACGCGCCAGTTGTGCGTCCGCGTGCGCATGCCGCACAGCCATCCCGACGGTTGGGCGCCTGCCGAGATCGGGCTGTTTGTCGATAGCGTGCTCACGGGCGGCGCGCCGCTGCCGCGCGTGGGCGAGATGATCGTCCGCGAGGGGCGCGCCACAGCCGCGGTCGTGAGCACCGTGCCGCTCAAGCTGGCCGAGCTGCATTACACGACCGACGCGGGCCCCTGGCAGATGCGCAACTGGCAAAGCCAGCCCGCTGCGCTGCGCGACGGTCAGATCGAAGCCGAATTACCGCCGGCCCGCCCGCTGGTGTGCTACCTGAGCGTCACCGACGAGCGCGGGGCGCTGGTGAGCGCCGAACATGTGGTACTCGAGGCCCCCTAA
- a CDS encoding PSD1 and planctomycete cytochrome C domain-containing protein: protein MAKTLLPLALLPFVLWSCTGTALADDALDLSKLPPAATVAVDFTRDIQPLLAARCYECHGPNTRESGLRLDDRTAALDGGDQGRDILPGKSAESRLIHLVSGLVADSMMPPEGEPLTAVEVGLLRAWIDAGAPWNADANAATDEQPKHWAYVAPVRPSLPAVQDLSWPRGELDYFVLARIEAAGLKPSPPAPRASWLRRASLDLIGLPPTLEELDTFLADESPQAFEHAVDRLLASPHYGERWARHWLDLARYADTQGYEKDNRRVIWPYRDWVIRALNRDLPFDEFTIEQLAGDLLPEATVDQRVATGFHRNTMCNTEGGTDNEEFRNAAVVDRVNTTFAVWLGTTFNCCQCHSHKYDPFTQREYYQFFAFLNNTADADTDDDAPRLPVPTPEEEQALAAHQAAVAQLEAQLQAVPAELTGGDMAQLPESIRAIAAVPVDQRTPEQRAELAKFNTERDPALARAAEELDKLQKNPPAVTSTPVYEELAEPRTTRIQLRGNFLDPSDEVSAGVPAVLHALPEDAPKNRLTMAHWLVDPRNPLVARVLVNRLWEQYFGRGIVETCEDFGTQGDRPTNPELLDWLATELVRLDWSLKAMHRTIVLSATYRQSSHVAPELAAHDPDNRLLARGPRLRLEAEMVRDQALAASGLLSAKMYGPSVMPPQPDGVWQVVYSGDTWNTSAGEDRYRRGIYTFWRRTSPHPMMTTFDAPSREVCVVRRSRSNTPLQALVTLNDPVFVEAAQALARRMLLESGASPAERIERGFRLCVARRPEADETARLVALVESELAAYRQDPEAAARMATEPLGPVPTGLDTAELAAWTVVANVLLNLDETLTKG from the coding sequence ATGGCGAAAACGCTGCTGCCGCTGGCCCTCTTGCCGTTCGTGCTGTGGTCCTGCACGGGCACGGCCCTGGCGGACGACGCGCTCGATCTGTCGAAGCTGCCGCCGGCGGCGACCGTGGCGGTCGATTTTACCCGCGACATCCAGCCGCTGTTGGCGGCCCGGTGTTACGAATGCCATGGGCCCAACACGCGCGAGTCGGGCCTGCGGCTCGACGATCGCACCGCCGCACTCGACGGCGGCGATCAGGGGCGCGACATCCTGCCCGGCAAGAGTGCCGAGAGCCGCTTGATTCATCTCGTGTCGGGGCTCGTGGCCGACTCGATGATGCCGCCCGAGGGCGAACCGCTGACAGCGGTCGAAGTCGGCCTGCTGCGAGCCTGGATTGATGCGGGCGCGCCGTGGAACGCCGACGCCAACGCGGCGACCGACGAGCAGCCGAAGCATTGGGCCTATGTCGCGCCGGTGCGCCCGTCGCTGCCGGCGGTGCAAGACCTGAGCTGGCCGCGCGGCGAGCTCGACTACTTTGTGCTGGCGCGGATCGAGGCCGCCGGATTGAAGCCCTCGCCCCCGGCGCCGCGCGCGAGCTGGCTGCGCCGGGCGAGCCTCGACTTGATCGGCCTGCCGCCGACGCTCGAAGAGCTCGACACGTTTCTGGCCGACGAGTCGCCGCAGGCCTTCGAGCATGCGGTCGATCGGCTGCTCGCCTCGCCGCATTACGGCGAACGCTGGGCGCGCCACTGGCTCGACCTGGCCCGGTATGCCGACACCCAGGGCTACGAAAAGGACAATCGCCGGGTGATCTGGCCGTATCGCGATTGGGTGATCCGTGCGCTGAACCGCGACCTGCCGTTCGACGAGTTCACGATCGAGCAACTGGCCGGCGACTTGCTGCCCGAGGCGACGGTCGACCAGCGCGTCGCCACGGGGTTCCATCGCAACACGATGTGCAACACCGAAGGCGGCACCGACAACGAGGAATTTCGCAACGCGGCCGTGGTCGATCGGGTGAACACGACGTTCGCCGTCTGGCTCGGCACGACGTTCAACTGCTGCCAGTGCCATTCGCACAAGTACGACCCGTTCACGCAGCGCGAGTATTACCAGTTCTTCGCCTTCCTGAACAACACGGCCGACGCCGACACGGACGACGACGCCCCCAGGCTGCCGGTGCCGACGCCGGAAGAAGAACAAGCCCTGGCCGCGCATCAGGCCGCCGTGGCCCAACTCGAAGCGCAGCTTCAGGCCGTACCGGCCGAGCTGACCGGCGGCGACATGGCGCAACTTCCCGAGTCGATTCGCGCGATCGCCGCGGTGCCGGTCGACCAGCGCACGCCCGAGCAACGGGCCGAGCTGGCCAAGTTCAACACGGAGCGCGACCCCGCCTTGGCCCGCGCCGCCGAAGAGCTCGACAAGTTGCAAAAGAATCCGCCAGCCGTCACCTCGACGCCCGTCTATGAAGAGCTGGCCGAACCGCGCACGACGCGGATTCAATTGCGCGGCAATTTCCTCGACCCCAGCGACGAGGTGAGCGCCGGCGTGCCGGCCGTGTTGCATGCGCTCCCCGAGGATGCGCCGAAAAACCGCCTGACGATGGCTCACTGGCTCGTCGATCCGCGCAATCCCTTGGTCGCGCGGGTCCTCGTGAACCGGCTCTGGGAGCAGTATTTCGGCCGGGGCATCGTCGAAACGTGCGAGGATTTCGGCACGCAGGGCGACCGGCCCACGAATCCCGAGCTGCTCGACTGGCTGGCCACCGAGCTGGTGCGGTTGGATTGGAGTCTGAAGGCGATGCATCGCACGATCGTGCTTTCGGCCACGTATCGTCAATCGTCGCACGTCGCGCCCGAACTGGCGGCGCACGACCCGGACAACCGCCTGCTGGCCCGGGGTCCGCGGCTCCGGCTCGAGGCCGAAATGGTCCGCGATCAGGCGCTGGCGGCCAGCGGGCTGTTGAGCGCGAAGATGTATGGCCCCAGTGTGATGCCGCCGCAGCCAGACGGCGTGTGGCAGGTGGTCTACAGCGGCGACACCTGGAACACCAGCGCCGGCGAAGACCGCTATCGCCGCGGCATCTACACGTTCTGGCGCCGCACGTCGCCGCACCCGATGATGACCACCTTCGACGCCCCGAGCCGCGAGGTGTGCGTCGTGCGGCGGTCGCGCTCGAACACGCCGCTGCAAGCCCTGGTCACGCTCAACGATCCGGTGTTCGTCGAAGCGGCACAGGCCCTGGCGCGGCGCATGCTGCTGGAGTCCGGGGCTTCGCCGGCAGAGCGGATCGAACGCGGCTTCCGGTTGTGCGTCGCGCGGCGGCCCGAGGCCGACGAGACGGCACGGCTCGTGGCGCTGGTTGAGTCCGAACTGGCCGCCTATCGCCAGGACCCAGAGGCTGCCGCCCGTATGGCAACCGAACCGCTGGGGCCTGTGCCCACGGGTTTGGACACGGCCGAGCTGGCCGCGTGGACCGTCGTGGCCAATGTGCTGTTGAACCTGGATGAGACACTGACCAAGGGTTGA
- a CDS encoding DUF1501 domain-containing protein translates to MNPIARESLLNITRRHFFRDCRLGVGKVALASLLGEELLTRATAATPQATTGTHPLAPRVGHYAAKAKRVVYLHMAGSPSQLDLFDYKPKLIELNGQPCPDELLKNERFAFIKGHPKMLGTPHTFTRHGACGTEISSMLPHIASVADDLAVVRSMYTDQFNHAPAQLLLHTGSPRPGRPGMGAWATYGLGTENSDLPGFSVLVSGKTPDGGASLWGSGFLPSVYQGVQLRSQGDPVLYVSNPRGMDAAGRRRSLDALADLNRRQLAAIGDPETLTRIEQFELAYRMQTSVPELMRIDDEPAWVHELYGTEPGKISFNNNCLLARRLLERGVRFVNLYHWGWDSHGTSKDNDLIDGLPNICGQTDRGSAALVKDLKQRGLLDDTLVVWSGEFGRTPMNEERNGSKLLGRDHHPHAFSLWLAGGGIRPGITYGATDELGYRAVENRVGVHDLQATILHLLGFDHKRLTFKFQGREYRLTDIAGELVPGLLA, encoded by the coding sequence ATGAACCCCATCGCGCGCGAGTCGCTGCTGAACATTACCCGCCGGCATTTCTTTCGCGATTGCCGGCTGGGCGTCGGCAAGGTCGCCCTGGCCTCGCTGCTCGGCGAGGAGCTGCTGACCCGGGCCACGGCCGCCACGCCGCAGGCGACGACGGGCACGCACCCACTCGCGCCGCGCGTGGGCCACTATGCGGCGAAGGCCAAGCGGGTCGTTTACCTGCACATGGCCGGTTCGCCATCGCAGTTGGACCTGTTCGATTACAAACCCAAGCTGATCGAGCTCAACGGCCAGCCCTGCCCCGACGAGCTCTTGAAGAACGAGCGGTTCGCCTTCATCAAGGGACATCCCAAGATGCTCGGCACGCCGCACACGTTCACGCGCCACGGCGCGTGCGGCACCGAGATCTCGAGCATGCTGCCGCATATCGCCTCAGTGGCCGACGACCTGGCCGTGGTCCGCTCGATGTACACCGACCAGTTCAACCACGCGCCGGCGCAACTGCTCCTGCACACCGGCAGCCCGCGCCCCGGGCGGCCCGGCATGGGCGCCTGGGCCACGTATGGGTTGGGGACCGAAAACAGCGACCTGCCGGGCTTCTCCGTGCTCGTCTCGGGCAAGACGCCCGACGGCGGCGCGTCGCTCTGGGGCAGCGGGTTCTTGCCGAGCGTTTACCAGGGCGTGCAACTGCGCTCGCAGGGCGATCCGGTGCTGTACGTGTCGAACCCGCGGGGCATGGACGCCGCCGGCCGGCGCCGCTCGCTCGACGCCTTGGCCGACCTGAACCGCCGGCAACTGGCCGCGATCGGCGACCCGGAAACGCTGACCCGCATCGAGCAGTTCGAGCTGGCCTATCGCATGCAGACCTCGGTACCGGAGCTGATGCGGATCGACGACGAGCCGGCCTGGGTCCACGAGCTGTACGGCACTGAGCCGGGCAAGATTTCTTTCAACAACAACTGCCTGCTCGCGCGCCGGCTGCTGGAGCGCGGCGTGCGGTTCGTGAACCTCTACCACTGGGGCTGGGACAGCCACGGCACGAGCAAGGACAACGACCTGATCGACGGGCTGCCCAACATTTGCGGCCAGACCGATCGCGGCAGCGCGGCCCTGGTCAAAGACCTCAAGCAGCGCGGCTTGCTCGACGATACGCTTGTCGTCTGGAGCGGCGAGTTCGGCCGCACGCCGATGAACGAAGAGCGCAACGGCTCGAAGCTCTTGGGCCGCGACCATCACCCGCACGCGTTCTCGCTCTGGCTGGCCGGCGGGGGCATCCGCCCGGGCATCACCTATGGCGCGACCGACGAGCTGGGATATCGCGCCGTCGAGAACCGCGTCGGCGTGCACGACTTGCAGGCCACGATCCTGCATCTGCTGGGCTTCGACCACAAGCGGCTGACCTTCAAGTTCCAGGGCCGCGAATATCGGCTGACCGATATCGCCGGCGAGCTGGTGCCGGGCCTGCTGGCCTGA